Proteins from one Cellulosilyticum lentocellum DSM 5427 genomic window:
- a CDS encoding Asp23/Gls24 family envelope stress response protein encodes MPSNFSNEYGHIIINEEVIAQISGVTAMECYGVVGMAARNVKDGIVHLLKGESLTKGIAVRLNENKANIDFHVIVEYGTKISAVADNLMSTVKYKVKDALGIEVESIRIFIEGVRVDKE; translated from the coding sequence ATGCCAAGTAATTTTTCAAATGAATATGGTCATATAATAATCAACGAAGAAGTTATTGCACAGATTAGTGGTGTAACAGCTATGGAGTGTTATGGCGTTGTTGGCATGGCCGCTAGAAACGTAAAAGACGGCATTGTACATCTATTAAAGGGTGAAAGCTTAACCAAAGGGATAGCCGTGCGTTTAAATGAAAATAAAGCCAATATTGACTTTCATGTTATAGTCGAATACGGTACTAAGATTTCTGCTGTAGCAGATAACCTAATGAGTACAGTAAAATACAAAGTAAAAGATGCACTTGGTATTGAAGTCGAAAGTATTCGTATCTTCATTGAGGGTGTAAGAGTAGATAAAGAATAA